Proteins from a single region of Hyla sarda isolate aHylSar1 unplaced genomic scaffold, aHylSar1.hap1 scaffold_251, whole genome shotgun sequence:
- the LOC130323577 gene encoding uncharacterized protein LOC130323577 gives PRPPLPLAPLYPSPPLPPSPPLPLAPLCPTPLPLASYAPSPPLPLAPPLPLA, from the exons CCTCGCCCCCCTCTGCCCCTCGCCCCCCTCTACCCCTCGCCTCCTCTTCCCCCCTCGCCCCCTCTGCCCCTCGCCCCCCTCTGCCCCAC CCCTCTGCCCCTTGCCTCCTATGCCCCCTCGCCCCCTCTGCCCCTCGCCCCCCCACTGCCCCTCGCC